One segment of Halomonas sp. TD01 DNA contains the following:
- a CDS encoding LysE family translocator codes for MMQLGFIDAQFVSFLVAITLLSISPGVDTLLVIRNTARGGVRDGIATSIAICCGLFVHATISALGISLILLQSAWAFHMLKLVGAAYLIWLGISSLLAARRGTPLPVQGVMKSGSPVPFWQPIKEGLLSNVLNPKTVVFYMAFLPQFISPTDPALLKSLWLAGVHFVIANIWQISVVLMVGGASKWLASARFAQTLNAATGVVLVVFGVRLALEQRPV; via the coding sequence GTTTCGTTTCTTGTGGCGATAACGCTGCTATCAATAAGCCCTGGGGTTGATACGCTGCTTGTCATCCGCAACACCGCCCGTGGTGGTGTCCGGGATGGCATTGCAACAAGCATCGCTATTTGCTGCGGGCTGTTCGTCCACGCGACTATTTCAGCCTTGGGTATTTCACTGATACTGCTGCAGTCAGCTTGGGCATTTCATATGCTAAAGCTGGTGGGTGCGGCTTACCTGATTTGGTTGGGCATCTCCAGCTTGCTGGCGGCGCGTCGTGGCACTCCCTTGCCTGTGCAGGGCGTAATGAAAAGTGGCTCACCAGTGCCATTTTGGCAACCCATCAAAGAAGGCTTGCTTTCCAATGTCTTGAATCCCAAAACCGTGGTGTTCTACATGGCCTTTTTACCCCAATTTATCTCGCCTACGGACCCAGCACTACTGAAATCACTATGGCTTGCAGGGGTTCATTTCGTGATTGCCAATATCTGGCAAATTAGTGTGGTGTTAATGGTGGGGGGGGCAAGTAAATGGCTAGCGAGCGCTCGTTTTGCACAAACGCTCAATGCCGCTACAGGCGTTGTGCTAGTGGTATTTGGCGTTCGTTTAGCGTTAGAACAGCGCCCGGTATGA
- a CDS encoding transglycosylase SLT domain-containing protein, which yields MQASPFRLTFRSLCAAVFIGLPTASWATSDAAMREALEAARQQQWQQINDRAIEGHILSGYVDYHRLRSQLPNAAPSQVLQFIERHADSPLSEWIRGQAIAKYGYAGRFGDLLAVADGVPAGTARQCYYYTALLNSAPIEAREAGLELWRVGSSQPDACDSLFNRLRADGTIDATAIWERKMLAWQAGEERLSNYLGGLLSSQWQTALTTAETVKSSPSALASAPTCLGPECAATAAFYKAAMQRYTRENTPAAFSTWQAIGPRLNLAHTDRQAIEEELAFYALVRNVPGTLSWVDSVLPSLNSERVLELRVRDALAKRQWTDVVQWITEMPSSQQESSRWQYWLARANEQLGNREAALARYQQAAIDRSFYGFAAAEKLNQPYQLNLERNHFDEATRAQTARLPVVQRTEALLRIGEDGLANSEWLYAVQNGTPYQARALADYAAHQQWHARLVQTTIAAEMWDALDWRFPAAYRDSFLHWGRITGVDPYLLMAITRRESAYNPVALSPAGARGLMQLMPGTASQVSRQLGLNDPGPYGVLEPELNIRLGSTYLRDKLERYQGNRLAATAAYNAGPGRVDQWLGNNSMESFDLFVESIPFRETRDYVQAVLSYRVIFESLANGGNSEGVSLLSESEQAVRYDRALLVSR from the coding sequence ATGCAAGCTTCGCCATTTCGTTTAACGTTCCGCAGCCTATGTGCGGCGGTGTTCATCGGTTTACCCACCGCCTCCTGGGCAACCTCTGACGCAGCGATGCGCGAGGCACTTGAAGCAGCACGCCAACAGCAATGGCAACAGATCAATGACCGTGCGATAGAAGGACATATCCTCAGCGGCTACGTTGACTACCACCGCCTACGTAGCCAGTTGCCTAATGCTGCCCCCAGTCAAGTGCTGCAGTTTATCGAGCGCCATGCTGATTCACCGCTATCAGAATGGATACGCGGCCAAGCGATAGCAAAGTATGGTTATGCGGGTCGATTTGGCGACCTGCTTGCCGTTGCTGACGGCGTACCAGCAGGCACCGCTCGTCAGTGTTACTACTACACTGCCCTCTTGAATAGTGCGCCTATTGAAGCTCGCGAAGCGGGTCTTGAGCTGTGGCGTGTGGGTAGCTCTCAGCCTGACGCTTGCGATTCTCTATTTAATCGCCTTCGCGCGGATGGCACCATTGATGCCACGGCAATTTGGGAGCGTAAAATGCTCGCCTGGCAGGCGGGCGAAGAGCGCTTAAGCAACTATCTAGGCGGGTTACTGAGCAGTCAGTGGCAAACAGCACTGACTACAGCCGAAACGGTCAAAAGCTCACCAAGCGCACTTGCCTCAGCGCCTACCTGTCTTGGCCCTGAATGCGCTGCCACGGCGGCGTTTTATAAAGCCGCCATGCAGCGCTACACGCGAGAAAACACTCCAGCAGCCTTCTCAACGTGGCAAGCCATTGGGCCACGCCTCAACTTAGCCCATACTGACCGCCAAGCGATCGAAGAAGAACTTGCGTTTTATGCACTCGTACGCAACGTTCCTGGCACCCTTTCCTGGGTCGACAGCGTCCTACCCTCGCTGAACAGCGAACGCGTATTAGAACTGCGCGTTCGCGACGCTCTGGCCAAAAGACAGTGGACCGATGTCGTCCAGTGGATCACCGAAATGCCTAGTAGCCAGCAGGAAAGTAGCCGCTGGCAGTACTGGCTAGCCAGGGCCAATGAGCAACTGGGTAATCGTGAAGCAGCGTTAGCGCGTTACCAACAAGCAGCAATCGACCGAAGTTTCTATGGCTTTGCTGCTGCCGAAAAACTCAACCAACCCTACCAGCTCAACTTAGAACGCAACCATTTTGACGAAGCCACCAGGGCACAAACGGCACGCCTGCCGGTGGTTCAGCGCACCGAAGCACTCCTACGTATAGGCGAAGATGGGTTAGCCAACAGCGAGTGGCTATATGCCGTACAGAATGGCACACCTTATCAGGCGCGGGCGCTCGCCGATTACGCCGCTCACCAGCAGTGGCATGCTCGCTTAGTGCAAACCACGATTGCAGCTGAAATGTGGGACGCGCTGGATTGGCGTTTCCCAGCGGCTTATCGTGACAGCTTTCTACATTGGGGTCGCATAACCGGCGTTGATCCTTATTTACTGATGGCCATCACCCGCCGTGAAAGCGCCTACAACCCAGTCGCCCTTTCGCCTGCTGGTGCCCGAGGGTTAATGCAATTAATGCCAGGTACTGCGAGCCAAGTTAGCCGCCAACTGGGGCTAAATGACCCAGGTCCCTATGGCGTTTTGGAACCTGAGCTTAATATTCGCTTAGGTAGCACCTACTTGCGCGACAAGCTGGAACGCTATCAAGGCAATCGGTTAGCCGCTACCGCCGCTTATAACGCAGGGCCAGGCCGAGTAGATCAATGGCTGGGCAACAACAGCATGGAATCATTTGATCTGTTTGTAGAAAGCATCCCTTTCCGGGAAACCCGAGATTATGTGCAAGCCGTATTGAGCTACCGGGTTATTTTCGAAAGCCTGGCAAACGGCGGCAATAGTGAGGGCGTCTCGCTGCTTAGTGAGAGCGAGCAGGCCGTTCGCTATGATCGCGCACTGCTTGTAAGCCGGTAA